A segment of the Terriglobia bacterium genome:
GAACAGTTCAAGGCCATCCTTGCCGCCGAAATAATCAAGTCGCTCGAACGGGAGCGACTGACCGTTCGAGCCGCGCATGACCGAACCGGCATCGCAGCGGCCGACTTCTCGCGCATCCGCAATGCAGACCTCGCCCGATTCACCGTTGATCGGCTCATGTCGATCCTCAACCGCCTCGGATCACGCATCGAAGTGAAAGTCAGGGTGCGACGCACGGAAGCCGTTGGCCAGAGAGTGCCAGCATAAAGATAACTGCGCGATGGCGCCCACTTACAGCATCAAAAATCCGCCCGATCCGCCCTTATTGAAGTCCCCGGGATCCGGCAATCCGTCGTCGGGCGGCGCAGAATCAACCGGCACACCAAGTCCAGAGCCTCCTCCCGGCGGCGGGCCTGTCGGCGCCTGATCCCGGGGCTTGGAAGTAACTGTCGGGTCCGGCGTTGCCAAGGTCTTCCTCTGCTCGCTGGTAGTCGTAACCGACCTCCTGACCCACCTGTCGGCCAGATAGCGCATGATGATCGGCATGAAGATTCCGTTGCGGGCACCTTCGGGCGCGTAATTGATCGGACGCGGCAACAGGGCTGACTGCTGCATGCTTGTCGCAATGAAGCCCATCAGTGCCACGTTCGGCTCTTTGATCGCCACGAAGTCGTGCCACGTATCCGGCGGCACAGGAGGCGGCCCCGGACTGTCACCGCCGATGTCGCGCCCGTCCCAGACTCCGGGCACTAGGTCCAACTTGCCGGTGTCGGGATTAAAGCCGTGCGTCAGTGTGCTGAACGTGCCTTGACCGGAAGCGTCCGACCTCGAGCTGTAACGCAAGGTCACTGGATTGCCGCCAGAACTGTCAGTTACGTTCAACAGCACGGCGCCGCCTGCCGGTGTGACCCTATAGGCCGAGACATTGATGGCTGATGAGATCACCTGCAGCGATGTCGCCGGAGGACACGTGGCGGTGCGCAGGTCCGTCCTACCCACGCAGCAAAAGGTCGTCCACGCGCTGTTTACGATCCGGAGATCCTCTTTGAGAACTGGCGCGGGCCAATCGTTGGGATCATGGAGTGGTCCCAGGTGCTCGGCCTCTTCGTTCAGCACGCGAACGATGGAATGCCAGATGTCCTCCGCGTTTTGCAGCTTGTGGCTCGACTGCAAGGAGTACGCAGTGCTGTTTTTGGAGTGCGTCTGAAAGGCGAACGATGACGCCGCGGCCGGTGACGTGATCTTGTGGCTCCAATAAGACGGGCTGAGCACCTCGAACACGCTGCCGACCCACCTTGTGAACTGCAGCCTTGGCATCGCGTCACCCTATCCTGATCGCTATTTTTGCACCGGCATACGAGGCGATGCCGCTCACCAGGAACAAGCCTGACTGCCCCACGTCAATAGGCAGCGTGACCTTCGCTCCGTAGCTTATGTCGGCTGGCACCATCACGCATTGGTATGCGCGCCCGTGAAACTTCGCGTTGCTGACCTCACCGAGCGCCCTCGCCCACATGCCCCACGGACGGACGATTCGGTTGCCCCCCGCCGTCCAGTTGATGGTGTAGCTCTGGTTGCTGGCATACTGCGTGGCACGGTTTGCGAGAGACGCTGTGGCATTGTCTATCATGCCCGCATACGTCCAAGGATTGGAGCTGTCGAACGTGTCCGTGTTGCTCCGCGATCCGTTGCCGAACACGTATCGCGTGTTCGTCGCCTGTGGCTCCGGCGTTTGATCCAGAACGCCAGCGTGCACGTATTCCCAGCCGACGCCGCTGTCGGCGCTGATGTGAGCGTGGTACTCGCCCAGCAGGATGTGCGCAATGCAAGATCCAGCGATCTGCATGCGCCGCGTGCAAAGGGTAGTTCCATACTGATCGCGCACGCGCCATTCCAGCTTCGTCGCCGCGATCCTCGTGAGCAAGACGTCAAACCAACGCCCGTCCGAATCCACGGGTGACTTGTATAGCGTGGTACTGGGATTCGACCAGTGCGCCGCTGCCGTTTCTGTGGCGAAGTCGTCCATGATGGTCTGAACATCGCTCACGCCGCGTCGGAAGAAATACCGATAGCTCGAGTTGAGGAAGGCCGGCACGCTCATCGTCAGCCCTTTCTGAAGGCAATCTTTCCCTGATATCCCAACGGGATGCCCACAACCTTGAACACCCCTGTGGACGCGCCGTCGCCCAACGGCACCGTGATTTCCGCCGCCCACGCGAACTGGTCTGACACTAGAATCGCCTGGAACACGCGCCCCAGCAAAACGTCGTAGTCGGGGTTATAGCCTGTCATTTCCCACGGCTCTATCAGCCACGTACCATTCACGTGCTGTCTCCTGTGCGTCGTGTAGTATCCGATCAGGTTGCCGCGCGTAACCCCGGTGTATGAAGTCGCCCCTCTTTCTCGGGCGAACGTGCTCACCCAACTATTTGAATCCCAGGTGCCAGCGTTGAGGCGTGGTCCGCGCGTGCACCAGTACATCGCAAGCACCGATGAAAACGAGTCCGGCGTCTGGTCAAGCATGCCCACCGCCCAGCACTCCGGCGTTGTGCGCTCCGTGTTCACGCAAACGTGAAACTCGCCGGTGTAGTAGTGCACGGTCGTGCCGGTTCCGTCGATGTCCTGGCGCGTGTCCGTTTGGTTGTTGATGAGCAGCCCCATGTGGTCTTTGGCCATGTACGCCATGCGTGTAGCCGAGATGCGCGAGCAGTTCAGGGTGATGAAAACGCCATCGCTGCGCGTCGGCGACTTGAACTCAGTCGGCGTCTCTCCGACGCCACCTACTGGGCAGGTCCAGCCGCCGTTGGTCACCAGCTCCGTATACAGGTCGTTGATGATCGTCTGAACGTCCACGACCGCCAGGGCCTCCTTGTATCGAAAAGTCGAGTTCCAGTGCGCCGGTATGCCCATTATCCACTCCTCATGCAGGTCATGAACGACGACGCGCCGTTGTCTCCGATGACGCCGCCGATTACGCGAAACTCGCCCAGCACGCCCGTGTCGATCGGCACGTAAACCAGCGCGCCAAACGCCAGGGATGCAGGACAGAGCAACGCCTGGTGCCGCTTGCCTGCAAAGTGAACGTAGCCATACATGCCGCCGGCGCCCGTCTGCTTGCACCACATCTCGACCGGCCGATACACGCGCGCGCCACTCAGCGTTTTGCGCCCCACCGCTGCACCCGACTGCCAGTGCCTGTATAAGCCGCCCCTGCCAGTCGACAAAACTGCCGTCGTGTCATCGACCATGGCTACCTGATCCCAACAGTTGTTGGACTTCGTGTCTGCCGCGTCGCGCGAGCCGCCGCCGTACACGTAGTGCTGATGAGCGCCTTGAGGGTCCGGACTCTGATCGAGGATTCCTCCGTACAAGGCCTCGGCCGCTGCCGAACCCATGAACACGTCGATCAGCGCATGAAACGGACCGGTGAAAATGCGCACCGTCCAGCCGTTCGTTGATGGACAGTTGATGCGCCTGGTGCAAATCGACACGAGGTTCTGGTCTCTTATCTCCATCGAGAGTTTCTGCTGCGTCACGCGCGTCAACACCACCTTGAAGAAACGGCCAATGCTGTCCACGGGCGACTTGTAGACGCCGCCGCCTTCACTCGTCCACGCCGCCCATTGCACACCAGGCGCGCCCATGCTCGGCGCGATCGTCGACAGCACCTCGTCCTCGAAGTCGTCGATGATGGTCTGCACATCGGTCACGCCTTTGCGTTCAAAGTATCGAAACCCCGAACTGAGGAAGTACGGAACGGCCATCAGCTTTTCCTCACCGCAAATTTGCACGAGTAGCCCGCCGCCAGGCCGAGGATCTTAAATACGCCCGTGGTGTTTCCGTCTAGCGGCACCGTGTATTCCGCCTGGTTGACCAGACCCCAATCGGTCATCAGCCAGTTGAACATGCGCCCCAGCAAGTACTCCGTGTCGATCACCTCCATGGGCAAAAAACACAGCGTCCCTGCCACCGTGTAGCGGTCGATATACTGATTCGTGTAGGGACTCCTGGTGTCGATGATGGCGTATGAGTCGATAGCGTAGGAAGTCGCGCCCACCTTCAGCGTGAACCATGGCCTGCCGGTGTTGTTCTGAAGCGCGCCGTCGCTGTTGCGTCTTGGGCCCGCGGATGCGTAGTAGCAGGCGCGCGGCATGCCCAGCGGCTCCGGCGTTCTGTCCAAAACGCCCGCCGCCCAGCACTCCGGCGTCCCCGCTGCCGCGCCCTCCGAATCCACGACCACGTAAAACGGGCCCGTATACAGACGCACCCAGATGCTGCTCCCCGCCCTTATGTCCTGCCGCGTGTCCATGTCGTTGTTTACCAGCAGCCCCGCTGCATCTCTGACGACGTAGGCGATCCTCGTCTGGCTGAAGCGCGTGCAGTTGATGGTGAAGAAGACTCCGTCGCTCCGGGCTGGCGACTTGAACGCGGTAGGCGATTGGGTCTTCCCTCCAAGGGTGCAGGTCCACTTGTTTGCTGATGCCGGATTCGTGACCAGCTCCTCGTACAGATTGTCAATGATGCTCTGCACGTCCGAGATCTGCGACTCTTGGAACCGAAACGGCGCATCGAGAAATGCGGGGACTGCCATTTCAATACCCCCTCACGAACGCCACGACGTCGATCTCGTCGTAGTCGGCGTTGTACATGAATCCGAAATAATCCCGGCTCTCGCTCTCGCCCGACAGCGACACGTCGTCGATATCGATGCCTGTGTTGTACTTCTCGTCGAGGACGAGCTTGTGCCCTCCCGCGGCATCCTGCTGCACCACGAGGATAGTCGGCCTGCAGTGCTTCGCGTTCTTGAGCGGATCGAGGATCGCATCCGCCGTCAGGAGCAGGTAGAAGATGCTCCCGAGATTACAGTCGATCACGATGTGCGTTTCGGTCTTGATGATGATGACGCC
Coding sequences within it:
- a CDS encoding helix-turn-helix domain-containing protein, whose amino-acid sequence is MKDPLEVVRGSGNVFRDLGHENADAEQFKAILAAEIIKSLERERLTVRAAHDRTGIAAADFSRIRNADLARFTVDRLMSILNRLGSRIEVKVRVRRTEAVGQRVPA